The following is a genomic window from Oncorhynchus masou masou isolate Uvic2021 chromosome 6, UVic_Omas_1.1, whole genome shotgun sequence.
GGGCAGAAGTTGAAGACCACTTTTCTAACAACTGTGCTCCATTTCCCATCTGTAGAAAATAACGCTGCGGGCAGAGGCGGACCTAAGGAGTAATCACATGTATGATTCACCGCTCTACAGCATCACCACACCTCTCAACCAATCAGAGACCTCTCCACTGCTGGCGGAGGGCATCTGAACAAGACCACTCCTAGTAGTGTGGTTGAGTCGAGCTGTAAATGTCAACATACTGAATGGAATAAATTAGATTATAATGCGGAtgtttcgagccctgaatgctgaaagccgtggtatattagaccgtataccacgggtatgacccAAAAACATTTTGTGTTCTAATTTAGTTGGTAACCAATTTAGTTGGTAAccaatagcaataaggcacctcaggggtttgtggtatatggcaaatataccacagctaagggctgtatccaggcactctacGTTGCATCacgcctaagaacagcccttagccatagtATATtcgccatataccacacctcatctggccttattgcttaaacatAGAATGCTGAGTGTGCAAGCACAAAGATACTGCTGATAAACCTAATTCTTAGGTACAGTAGAAATGCCACACACCATTTTTAAACTGACATGCCTTTTGATGTCAACTGCACTATTTTCACTGACATTTGGTTCTTGTTATGAGCGGTACATATTTGTATTGGGCCTAAGGGCATCATCTGACAAATGTCATCTGTGGTGTGTTAAAGGTTTTTATACCTTGTACTTTTTTTTAGTATTCAGAACACAACTATGCTATTCTTATCAACCACTGGATGGTGCCAAAGAGCCAGCAACATATTTGGTTCTGCTTTCTTACAAGTCTAGCAACCCCGTCAACACAAAAATAGATATGAGCATTTGTTGCGTGAGCTTACGTTGATTGTCTTTCATGAGAATTTATATTATTAAGTGTTTTGAAGCAAGGCACTTGAACTAATTATCTAGAAGTATAATGATGCATTTACTCTACTTCACTTGTGCTTTGGAATGCTAAGTTATTGTGCTCTGGCTGTGAAGCCCTCAGtgttaatgtaggagaataaggAAATAAGTGTGTTTTAGATTTGATCATTACTGAATggattgtattttttttgtgcttTTCTATTTCTTCCCCAATTATGATTTAAATTACTTCCATACAGACCCATGAAAAAGTAAGTCATCTCTAACATTGAATGGATAAAATATAGGGGATGTAAGCAGGTCTAAAATTTTACTGAATCTCTATGATTCTCTGATTATTCATTTTGTTTCTACTAAAAGTGGATTTTGTTGTATAAAAAAATGGCAGCTGGCTACTTGTATTTGCACAACAAACACTTGTCTCAAATACAtaattacagttgttggttagctggTGAATTTTAGCCATAATAGCATTGATATGAATTCAGTCAAAACACTTCAAAACaaacatggtatcaagaacaagatgaaaTGAGTCACAATTCCCCACATGgtagtttcttgtcattgttggtggccatctggccatccagaattaCAACTCATGGACTGCTGCCCCATTGAACTGTGAGGATCTTTTGTGTGACGTTGTCAGCTAACTCATGGACTGCTGCCCCATTGAACTGTGAGGATCATTTGTGTGACGTTGTCAGCTAACTCATGGACTGCTGCCCCATTGAACTGTGAGGATCTTTTGTGTGACGTTGTCAGCTAGCTCTGGTTATTCATTTGTTTTCtactaaaatgtttatttttgttaTATAAAAAATGGCAGCTGTAGCCACCTGTTTCTATGACCACACTGGAGGTGTGTGGAAGAGGTATTGCCATCATTGCTGTTCACTGACAGGGAAATATTTTAGGCAAATCTAATGTTCCATGTTTCCTAATAAATGGTCACATCTGCAGTAACTACATAGGAGCTTTAATTGTCTTGTCTCCATTCTCAGGAATGGCATGCGTCATACGTTCACTGTTGTATATGAAGGCTTTATAACGGAATAAAAACCTTTTACTTGTATCTAGCTCTGTTACGGTGGCTACTGGtcatattaccgccacaccggcggtcacaaGTCATGACAGCAGTAAAATTCCATGTCACTGTAATTAGGCTtttccaagctctgatgctgctgatggtcatttaTAACCAACCAAACTTGGTAactgcctctctgtccctctaatcactgaCATCAATGTAAATGTCATCAAAAATCTAATAGAACACTTCATAAGAGCCCATGagcatgttgcgcaacatttctataggctatgcaattgcatgaTAAAACAGTGATGGCctcttaaaaagaggaggatcctaTCATCTTTCGagaggctaggcctactatattgatttctcaactttcctaatatttcATGCGACTtatttcaaatcatcattagagtcgcatcatgcagctaTAGAATATATTAATTAAAAATCAAACCATATAGGtcaacatttgtatcacaacataaataactctaaattaagcatacagtgccttcgaaaagtattcagacttaattttttccactttgttacattatacttattccaaaatggattaaaaacaaccaaaaattgttagtaatctacacacaataccccataatgacaaagcgaaaacaggtttttagacattttagcacatttaaaaattaaaaacagaaatatcttatttacataaatattcagaccctttgctatgagactcgaaattgagctcaggtgcatccggtttccattgaacatccttgagatgtttccacaacttaattagagtccacttgtggtaaattcaattgattggacatgatttggaaaggaacacacctgtctatataaggttccacagttgacagtgcatgtcaaagcaaaaacaagccatgagtttgaaggaattgGCTGTAGAGCTCCGATACaggatctggggaagagtaccaaaaaatgtctgcagcattgaaggttcccaagaacacagtggcctccatcattcttaaaaggaagaagtttggaaccaacaagactcttcctagagctggccgcccgaccaaactgagcaatcaggggagaaaggccatggtcaggaaggtgaccaagaaccagatggtccctctgacagagatccagagttcctctgtggagttgggagaaccttccaaaaggacaaccatctctgcagcactccaccaatcaggcctttatggtagagtggccagacggaagctactcctcagtaaaaggcacatgacagcccgcttggtttGGTGGCAgaattatgctgtggggatgtttttcagggactgggagactagtccgggccgagggaaagatgagcggagcaatgtacagagagatccttgatgaaaacctgctccagagctctcaggacctcagactggggcaaaggttcaccttctaacaggacaaccctaagcacacaaccaagacaacgcaggaatggcttcaggacaagtctctgaatgtccttgagtggcccagccagaggccggacttAAATCCGGTCAAACTCTCCaatctccggagagacctgaaaatagctgtgcatcaacactccccatccaacctgacagaggttgagaggatcttcagagaagaaatgcaggtgttccacgcttgtagcgtcatacccaataagtctcaaggctgtaatcgctgccaaaagtgcttcaacaaagtactgagtaaagggtctgaatacttatgtaaatgtattatatgttttagtttgtttttttaaataaattatcaaacatttctaaaaacctgttttagtcaattaccgtgagaccgacagttatttgatTGACAATCCCCGGGTGACAAAATGTAATGACCACGATAGCCCTACTTGTAACAGATGTTTTCATTACATTATAAATTAAAGCATGAATAAGCAAAATCCAGGTCTGACATTTATTGGTATATTGAATCATATTTACATGATCAtactatattatacagtatatatttagcCATGCTGTATGTTCTTCAGGTGCTTCATAAGAACGAGGAAAGTCATACACACATCTCATACTAGGATCTGACACTACATTACAAGGAACAGTGCAGACATTATAGGAACGAGAATACACCAGCAGCTAACACACAACTCTTACTCGAGCGATAAAGAGCTCTGCCGCAGCGTCCTCAAACTCCTTGGCGTCCATGTTTCCCCCGGCTGGCTCCGCTCCAGCCATAGCCTGGGCCAGCTTACCGGGTGAGATCTTAGCACTCGCCTCCAGGTAGCGGCTAACCTTAGCCTCTAGGTAGGGATTGGCCTTAGCGTTAGCATTAGAGTAGTGGTTAGCATCTGAGGAGCCACCATCAGACCGGGAGGTCTCCAGGGCTTCATGGAGGGTGCCCAGCACAGCCAGACATAGTGTCCGACCAGCAGGCCCCTCAGCTGGGCCGCAGACCTCCGCGTACAGCCTCTGCGCCCTCCGGATGTAGTCAGAAAACACAGCACACGTCAGCACACCGTGCCTGAAGATGTCGTAGGGCACGGCCTCATGGTCCTGGCAGTGGAGCCGGCGTAGCAGAGGGGCTGAAGTGGAGATGGGGACGCCTCCCTCGCTGCAGAGACACTTTAGAGTAGAATATAGCAGAACAAAATACTTAGATGTCCATCTACAACAGAAATTGGTATTTTACTCTGCTCCCAAATACCTcagacaacacacaaacacagcactTGAGAAGACCACACAGGGTTAGCTGCAGAGGTTAAGGGCTAGATTCTATCCGATCTCCCCTTTTCGGCTATGCaccatatatataatatatatcatatttatttattgtcacatgcactgaatacaacaggtgtagactttacagtgaaactTAAAAGGCAACGTTTCCTCGTTCATGGAGACCACATTCACGGTAAATGCTGCATCTGTCAGCTCAATCAAAAATTATCTTAAATGTCAATCACGCTATAACGC
Proteins encoded in this region:
- the tpgs1 gene encoding tubulin polyglutamylase complex subunit 1, which gives rise to MAEKRRSGGTSGMSESKPTKTDTEREFLSQAGVGELLRGALLKMVEARSEDPMGFLADHFCNQASEAENGTGGCCCDGDLLNLGAGAHEQQQLSRALWHLRLAHHSQRSAFSNNVRVAYDLLTQTGPQRRGAVGPSGPAGQCSSNSPGGGVRGRLYTHTLQCLCSEGGVPISTSAPLLRRLHCQDHEAVPYDIFRHGVLTCAVFSDYIRRAQRLYAEVCGPAEGPAGRTLCLAVLGTLHEALETSRSDGGSSDANHYSNANAKANPYLEAKVSRYLEASAKISPGKLAQAMAGAEPAGGNMDAKEFEDAAAELFIARVRVVC